The following coding sequences lie in one Maylandia zebra isolate NMK-2024a linkage group LG14, Mzebra_GT3a, whole genome shotgun sequence genomic window:
- the LOC101467050 gene encoding extracellular calcium-sensing receptor-like, which yields MQPDLASADRKHILHGAMGFALPQASIPGLGEFLLGLKPSDEPQSALIKAFWEEFFDCSYSPSNTSTMCTGAEDLRTVSNDYTDVAYFREENNVYKAVYSVAYALHTLLQCQNGSNPTTGKLCVNKNEVLEHIKYVNFTTKNGVRVLFDEYGQSVALYDLVNWQMKEDGSAEISIIGQYDASFPKEERFRLKEDVIIVWGGNSSEVPRSVCREPCLPGTRKAINKNKPVCCFDCFKCPEGTISNQTNSPDCLLCPPEFWPNENRDKCLPKPTEYLSYKEIMGALLTAFSCIGVFLALMISVIFLTHKETPVVRANNSELSFLLLFSLKLCFLCSLTFIGRPSEWSCMLRHTAFGITFVLCISCVLGKTIVVLMAFRATLPSSNVMKWFGPVQQRLTVLIFTLIQVMICILWLTINPPFPNMNIDYYKEKIILECALGSAVGFWAVLGYIGLLAILCFILAFLARKLPDSFNEAKLITFSMLIFCAVWITFIPAYVSSPGKFTVAVEIFAILASSFGLLVCIFVPKCYIIIFRPEQNSKKHLMGKIPLRTM from the exons ATGCAACCAGACCTGGCTTCTGCTGACAGAAAGCACATTTTACATGGGGCAATGGGCTTTGCGCTCCCTCAGGCATCCATACCAGGTCTTGGAGAATTCTTACTTGGTTTGAAGCCTTCTGATGAGCCACAGAGTGCATTAATTAAAGCTTTCTGGGAGGAATTCTTTGACTGCAGctactctccatcaaacacttCTACTATGTGTACTGGTGCAGAGGACCTGCGAACAGTCTCAAATGATTACACAGATGTGGCATATTTCAGGGAAGAGAATAATGTATATAAAGCGGTGTATTCAGTAGCATATGCCCTACACACTCTACTGCAATGTCAGAATGGCTCAAATCCTACAACAGGAaagctttgtgtgaacaaaaaTGAG GTGCTCGAACACATTAAGTATGTGAACTTCACAACTAAGAATGGGGTCAGGGTTTTATTTGATGAATATGGGCAATCAGTTGCCCTCTATGACTTAGTAAACTGGCAGATGAAAGAGGACGGCTCTGCTGAAATTAGTATTATTGGTCAATATGATGCCTCTTTTCCAAAGGAGGAAAGATTCAGACTAAAAGAAGATGTCATCATAGTTTGGGGAGGAAACAGTAGTGAG GTTCCCAggtctgtctgcagagaacCATGTCTGCCAGGGACTCGAAAGGCTATAAACAAGAATAAGCCTGTTTGCTGCTTTGACTGCTTTAAATGCCCCGAGGGAACAATTAGTAATCAGACAA ATTCTCCTGACTGTTTGCTCTGTCCACCTGAATTTTGGCCAAATGAAAACAGAGACAAGTGTCTTCCAAAACCTACTGAATACCTTTCCTACAAAGAGATCATGGGGGCACTTTTAACTGCATTTAGTtgtattggtgtgtttttagcaCTAATGATATCAGTAATATTTTTGACTCATAAAGAGACTCCTGTTGTAAGAGCAAACAACTCTGAGCTGAGCTTCCTGCTGTTATTCTCACTGAAACTGTGTTTCCTGTGTTCTCTGACGTTCATCGGGCGTCCCTCCGAGTGGTCCTGCATGCTACGACACACAGCATTTGGCATTACCTTCGTTCTCTGTATCTCTTGCGTTCTGGGGAAAACAATAGTGGTTTTAATGGCCTTCAGAGCTACACTTCCAAGCAGTAATGTCATGAAGTGGTTTGGGCCTGTACAACAGAGGCTCACTGTTCTGATATTTACTCTGATTCAGGTTATGATATGTATACTTTGGCTAACAATAAACCCCCCATTCCCAAACATGAACATTGACTACTATAAAGAAAAGATCATCTTAGAGTGTGCTCTGGGTTCAGCTGTTGGATTCTGGGCTGTCCTGGGTTATATTGGACTTCTTGCTATCTTGTGTTTTATACTTGCTTTTCTTGCTAGAAAACTGCCAGATAGCTTTAATGAGGCCAAACTGATCACTTTCAGTATGCTGATATTCTGTGCAGTATGGATCACATTTATCCCTGCATATGTCAGCTCTCCAGGGAAATTCACTGTAGCTGTGGAAATATTTGCCATTCTGGCATCAAGTTTTGGTTTGTTGGTGTGCATTTTTGTTCCAAAATGTTATATAATCATATTTAGGCCAGAACAAAATTCTAAAAAGCATTTGATGGGAAAAATACCACTAAGAACGatgtaa
- the LOC101465913 gene encoding extracellular calcium-sensing receptor-like — MIGGIFPVLIKQILSTSTFDKEPPKVQCEGFDLRIYRWTQAMIFAIEEINNDPALLPNISLGYRILNSCASSTNTLRAALTLASGAEEASATSHCPPAISALIADSGSSQSIAVAGILGPFHMPIISYSSTCACLSDRTKYPTFFRTIPSDYYLAKALAALVKHFGWQWIGAIQSDNDYGRNGILAFKEEVEKFGVCVAFVASVLRTYTRDTFLEVVEIIKQSSVKVILAYSSEGDFYPLMQEIVNQNITGIQWISCVAWITAPRPSTPEIHRSFGGTLGFVMQKMAIPKLKHFLTSISPYTDPNAPFVKDFWEIIVSKKLQKVNFTNQFGDEVFFDEDGNPPASYDAINWQLINGKMPTSVCSNVCPVGTRKAQIQGKPICCFDCVPCADGTVANSTADCTPCPKEYWSNERKDDCIPRTIEFLKYHEPMGIALTLVSLLGASLSLATMVVFINYRETPVIKASNFELSSFLLFSLFLCFLCPLTFLGQPTVWTCMLRHTAFGVTFALCISCVLGKTIVVVTAFKATFPGNKIAGKFGHAQQRVIICSCTLIQVVICVLWLTLSPPYPHTLFTYSNRMIVLECKTGSEFAFYAVMGNIGILAIICLILAFMARKLPDNFNEAKLITFSLLIFCAVWITFIPAYISSPGKFTVAVEIFAILSSAFGLLICIFAPKCYIILLKPEKNTKKHVMGKTTS; from the exons ATGATCGGAGGAATCTTCCCAGTTTTGATCAAACAGATACTCAGCACCTCTACATTTGATAAGGAGCCGCCTAAAGTGCAGTGTGAAGG ATTTGACCTGCGAATTTATCGATGGACACAGGCAATGATATTTGCCATTGAAGAAATCAACAACGATCCTGCTCTGCTTCCAAACATATCTCTTGGCTATAGGATCCTTAACTCTTGTGCATCTTCTACAAATACTTTACGTGCTGCTCTAACGCTGGCTAGTGGAGCAGAGGAGGCAAGTGCGACTTCTCATTGCCCTCCAGCTATATCTGCCCTCATAGCAGATTCTGGGTCATCTCAGTCAATAGCTGTGGCTGGAATTCTTGGACCATTTCATATGCCAATA aTCAGCTACTCCTCAACGTGTGCTTGTCTGAGTGACAGAACTAAATATCCTACATTTTTTAGAACAATCCCCAGCGACTACTACCTTGCAAAAGCTTTGGCTGCACTGGTCAAACATTTTGGATGGCAGTGGATTGGAGCCATACAGTCAGACAATGATTATGGACGTAATGGAATTCTTGCCTTTAAGGAGGAGGTTGAAAAGTTTGGGGTTTGTGTTGCTTTTGTTGCATCAGTTCTACGCACGTACACAAGAGATACATTTCTAGAAGTTGTGGAAATAATAAAACAGTCATCTGTCAAAGTAATTTTAGCTTATTCTTCTGAAGGTGACTTTTATCCTTTGATGCAAGAGATTGTGAACCAGAACATTACAGGAATTCAGTGGATTTCTTGTGTGGCTTGGATAACAGCACCTCGACCATCCACACCTGAAATACATAGATCCTTTGGTGGAACTCTGGGATTTGTAATGCAGAAGATGGCTATTCCTAAACTTAAACACTTTCTTACAAGTATTAGTCCTTATACAGATCCCAATGCACCTTTCGTGAAGGATTTCTGGGAGATTATC GTCAGTAAAAAGTTACAAAAGGTGAATTTCACAAATCAGTTTGGTGATGAGGTGTTTTTTGATGAGGATGGCAATCCTCCTGCTTCTTATGATGCCATTAACTGGCAGTTGATAAATGGAAAA ATGCCCACATCGGTGTGTTCGAATGTTTGCCCAGTTGGAACCAGAAAAGCTCAAATTCAGGGAAAACCTATATGTTGTTTTGACTGTGTACCCTGTGCTGATGGAACTGTAGCCAACTCAACAG CAGACTGCACACCTTGTCCAAAGGAATACTGGTCCAATGAGAGAAAAGATGATTGCATTCCTAGAACTATTGAGTTTCTGAAATATCATGAGCCCATGGGTATAGCTCTAACACTTGTATCCCTGTTAGGGGCCTCTCTCTCCCTTGCCACAATGGTGGTTTTTATCAACTACAGAGAAACTCCTGTGATAAAAGCCAGCAACTTTGAGCTGAgctctttcttattgttttctctttttctgtgttttctctgtcctctcactTTTCTTGGTCAACCAACAGTCTGGACATGCATGCTGCGCCACACCGCTTTTGGTGTGACATTTGCCCTTTGCATTTCCTGTGTCTTGGGAAAAACCATTGTTGTTGTCACAGCCTTCAAAGCCACATTTCCTGGCAACAAAATTGCTGGAAAGTTTGGTCATGCACAACAAAGAGTCATCATTTGCTCCTGCACTTTGATTCAAGTGGTAATATGTGTGTTATGGCTGACTTTAAGCCCACCTTACCCACATACGTTGTTCACATACAGCAATAGGATGATTGTTCTGGAATGTAAAACAGGATCTGAgtttgctttttatgcagtgaTGGGAAATATTGGGATCCTTGCTATCATTTGTTTGATCCTTGCATTTATGGCAAGAAAACTTCCTGATAATTTCAATGAAGCCAAATTGATCACATTCAGCCTGCTGATATTCTGTGCTGTGTGGATTACATTCATCCCAGCATACATCAGCTCTCCTGGAAAGTTCACTGTAGCTGTAGAAATATTTGCAATTTTGTCTTCAGCTTTTGGCTtattaatttgtatttttgcaccCAAGTGTTACATAATATTACTTAAGCCAGAAAAAAATACCAAGAAACATGTCATGGGCAAAACTACaagctaa
- the LOC101466207 gene encoding extracellular calcium-sensing receptor-like has product MIGGIFPILIKEILSTSTFDKELPKVQCEGFDLRVFRWTQAMIFAIEEINNDPALLPNISLGYRILNSCASPTNALRAALTLASGVEEVDVSSHCPPAISALIAESGSSQSIAVAGILGPFHMPIISYFSTCACLSDRTKYPTFFRTIPSDYFQAKALAALVKHFGWQWIGAIQSDNDYGRNGILAFKEEVEKFGICIAFVGTILRTYTKDRFLKVVEIIKQSTVKVILAFVPEGDFYPLMKEIVNQNITGIQWIASEAWITASRPSTPEIYTAFGGALGFVVQKMAIPNFKHFLTSISPYTDPHAPFVKDFWEIIVSKSLQRVNFTNQFGDEVFFDENGDPPASYDIINWQLINGKVPTSLCSNICPSGTRKAQINGKPICCFHCVSCADGTIANSTADCTPCPKEYWSNERKDDCIPRTIEFLKYHEPMGIALTLVSLLGASLSLATMVVFINYRETPVIKASNFELSSFLLFSLFLCFLCPLTFIGMPTVWTCMLRHTTFGVTFALCISCVLGKTIVVVTAFKATFPGNKITGQFGHAQQRIIVCSCTLIQLITCVLWLTLSPPYPHTLFTYSNRMIVLECNTGSEFAFYAVLGYIGILAIICLILAFMARKLPDNFNEAKLITFSLLIFCAVWITFIPAYISSPGKFTVAVEIFAILSSAFGLLICIFAPKCYIIFLKPEKNTKKWVMGKIIK; this is encoded by the exons ATGATCGGAGGAATCTTCCCAATTTTGATCAAAGAAATACTCAGCACTTCTACATTTGATAAGGAGCTGCCTAAAGTGCAGTGTGAAGG GTTTGACCTGAGAGTTTTTCGATGGACACAGGCAATGATATTTGCCATTGAAGAAATCAACAACGATCCTGCTCTGCTTCCAAACATATCTCTTGGCTATAGGATCCTTAACTCTTGTGCATCTCCAACAAATGCTTTACGTGCTGCACTAACACTGGCTAGTGGAGTAGAGGAGGTAGATGTATCTTCTCATTGCCCTCCAGCTATATCTGCTCTCATAGCAGAATCTGGGTCATCTCAGTCAATAGCTGTGGCTGGAATTCTTGGACCATTTCATATGCCAATA ATCAGCTACTTCTCAACGTGTGCTTGTCTGAGTGACAGAACTAAATATCCTACATTTTTTAGAACAATCCCCAGCGACTATTTCCAGGCAAAAGCTTTGGCCGCACTGGTCAAACATTTTGGATGGCAGTGGATTGGAGCCATACAGTCAGACAATGATTATGGACGTAATGGAATTCTTGCTTTTAAAGAGGAGGTTGAAAAATTTGGGATTTGCATTGCTTTTGTGGGTACAATTCTACGTACATACACTAAAGACAGATTTTTGAAAGTTGTGGAAATAATAAAACAGTCAACTGTCAAAGTAATTTTGGCTTTTGTACCTGAAGGTGACTTTTATCCTTTGATGAAAGAAATTGTGAACCAGAACATTACAGGAATTCAGTGGATCGCAAGTGAGGCCTGGATAACAGCATCTCGACCATCCACACCTGAAATATACACAGCTTTTGGTGGCGCCCTCGGATTTGTTGTGCAGAAGATGGCTATTCCAAATTTCAAACACTTTCTTACAAGTATTAGTCCTTATACAGATCCACATGCACCTTTCGTGAAGGATTTCTGGGAGATTATC GTCAGTAAAAGCTTACAAAGGGTGAATTTCACAAATCAGTTTGGGGATGAGGTGTTTTTTGATGAGAATGGCGATCCTCCTGCTTCTTATGACATCATTAACTGGCAGTTGATAAATGGAAAA GTCCCCACATCACTGTGTTCTAATATTTGCCCATCTGGTACCAGAAAAGCTCAGATTAATGGAAAACCAAtttgttgttttcactgtgTATCCTGTGCTGATGGAACTATAGCCAACTCAACAG CAGACTGCACACCTTGTCCAAAGGAATACTGGTCCAATGAGAGAAAAGATGATTGCATTCCTAGAACTATTGAGTTCCTGAAATATCATGAGCCCATGGGAATAGCTCTAACACTTGTATCCCTGTTAGGGGCCTCTCTCTCCTTGGCGACAATGGTGGTTTTTATTAACTACAGAGAAACTCCTGTGATAAAAGCCAGCAACTTTGAGCTGAgctctttcttattgttttctctttttctgtgttttctctgtcctctcactTTCATTGGTATGCCAACAGTCTGGACATGCATGCTGCGCCACACCACTTTTGGTGTGACATTTGCCCTTTGCATTTCCTGTGTCTTGGGAAAAACCATTGTTGTTGTCACAGCCTTCAAAGCCACATTTCCTGGCAATAAAATTACTGGACAGTTTGGTCACGCACAACAAAGAATCATTGTTTGCTCCTGCACTTTGATTCAACTAATAACATGTGTGTTGTGGCTGACTTTAAGCCCACCTTACCCACATACGTTGTTCACATACAGCAATAGGATGATTGTTCTGGAATGTAACACAGGCTCTGAgtttgctttttatgcagtgttGGGATACATAGGGATCCTTGCAATCATTTGTTTGATCCTGGCATTTATGGCAAGAAAACTTCCTGATAATTTCAATGAAGCCAAATTGATCACATTCAGCCTGCTGATATTCTGTGCTGTGTGGATTACCTTCATCCCAGCATACATCAGCTCTCCTGGAAAGTTCACTGTAGCTGTGGAAATATTTGCAATTTTGTCTTCAGCATTTGGCTtattaatttgtatttttgcaccCAAGTGTTACATAATATTTCTTAAGCCAGAAAAAAATACCAAGAAATGGGTTATGGGAAAAATTATAAAGTAA
- the LOC101466504 gene encoding extracellular calcium-sensing receptor-like, with the protein MIGGIFPVFNKEVSSTYTFESEPPGVNCAVFDLRAFRWTQAMMFAVAEINNDPAFLPNISLGYRILNSCSSPTNTLRAALTLASRPQGIKATACSPTISSVIAEAGSSQSLAVAGTLGPFQVPIISYFSTCACLSDRTKYPTFFRTIPSDYFQAKALAALVKHFGWQWIGAIQSDNDYGRNAILAFKQEVEKLGVCIAFVGSVLRTYTRDKILDAVEMIKQSTVKVILAFAPEGDFSPLMKEVVKQNITGIQWLGSEAWITAPQPSTPEIYTAFGGALGFVMQKMAIPKLKHFLTSNSPYKDPHAPFVKEFWQIMVSNSLQKVNFINQFGDKVFFDENGDPPASYEIINWQLTNGKVPTSVCSNGCPAGTRKAQIKGKPICCFDCVPCAEGTIANSTADCTPCPKEYWSNERKDDCIPRTIEFLKYHEPMGIALTLVSLLGASLSLATMVVFINYRETPVIKASNFELSSFLLFSLFLCFLCPLTFLGQPTVWTCMLRHTAFGVTFALCISCVLGKTIVVVTAFKATFPGNKITGKFGHAQQRIIVCSCTLIQIVICVLWLTLSPPYPHKLFTYSNRMIALECNTGSEFAFYAVLGYIGILAIICLILAFMARKLPDNFNEAKLITFSLLIFCAVWITFIPAYISSPGKFTVAVEIFAILSSAFGLLICTFAPKCYIIILKPEKNTKKHVIGKSIK; encoded by the exons ATGATCGGTGGgatttttccagtttttaacAAAGAGGTCAGCAGCACTTATACTTTTGAGAGTGAGCCTCCTGGAGTGAATTGTGCAGT GTTTGACCTACGAGCTTTTCGATGGACACAGGCGATGATGTTTGCTGTTGCAGAAATAAACAATGATCCTGCTTTCCTTCCAAATATATCTCTTGGTTATAGGATCCTTAACTCATGCTCATCTCCTACTAACACTTTACGTGCTGCACTAACACTAGCTAGCAGACCACAGGGGATAAAAGCTACTGCTTGTTCTCCAACAATATCTTCAGTCATAGCAGAGGCAGGATCATCTCAGTCCTTAGCTGTCGCTGGAACTCTTGGACCATTTCAAGTGCCAATA ATAAGTTACTTCTCAACGTGTGCTTGTCTGAGTGACAGAACTAAATATCCTACATTTTTTAGAACAATCCCCAGCGACTACTTCCAGGCAAAGGCATTGGCTGCACTGGTCAAACATTTTGGATGGCAGTGGATTGGAGCCATACAGTCAGATAATGATTATGGACGTAATGCAATTCTTGCTTTTAAGCAGGAGGTTGAAAAGCTTGGGGTTTGCATTGCTTTTGTTGGGTCAGTTCTACGTACATATACAAGGGATAAAATTCTAGACGCTGTAGAAATGATTAAACAGTCAACTGTCAAAGTAATTCTAGCTTTTGCTCCTGAGGGTGACTTTTCTCCTTTGATGAAGGAAgtagtaaaacaaaacattacagGGATCCAGTGGCTTGGTAGTGAGGCTTGGATAACAGCACCTCAGCCCTCCACACCTGAAATATACACAGCTTTTGGTGGCGCCCTGGGATTTGTAATGCAGAAGATGGCTATTCCTAAACTTAAACACTTTCTTACAAGTAATAGTCCTTATAAAGATCCACATGCACCTTTTGTGAAGGAGTTCTGGCAGATAATG GTCAGTAATAGCTTGCAAAAAGTGAATTTCATAAATCAGTTTGGAGATAAGGTGTTTTTTGATGAGAATGGCGATCCTCCTGCTTCTTATGAAATTATTAACTGGCAGTTGACAAATGGAAAA GTCCCCACATCGGTGTGTTCTAATGGTTGTCCAGCAGGAACCAGGAAAGCTCAAATTAAGGGAAAACCTATATGTTGTTTTGACTGTGTTCCCTGTGCTGAGGGAACTATAGCCAACTCAACAG CAGACTGCACACCTTGTCCAAAGGAATACTGGTCCAATGAGAGAAAAGATGATTGCATTCCTAGAACAATTGAGTTCCTGAAATATCATGAGCCTATGGGAATAGCTCTAACACTTGTATCCCTGTTAGGGGCCTCTCTCTCCTTGGCGACAATGGTGGTTTTTATCAACTACAGAGAAACTCCTGTGATAAAAGCCAGCAACTTTGAGCTGAgctctttcttattgttttctctttttctgtgttttctctgtcctctcactTTTCTTGGTCAACCAACAGTCTGGACATGCATGCTGCGTCACACCGCTTTTGGTGTGACATTTGCTCTTTGCATTTCCTGTGTCTTGGGAAAAACCATTGTTGTTGTCACAGCCTTCAAAGCCACATTTCCTGGCAATAAAATTACTGGAAAGTTTGGTCACGCACAACAAAGAATTATTGTTTGCTCCTGCACTTTGATTCAAATAGTAATATGTGTGTTGTGGCTGACTTTAAGCCCACCTTACCCACATAAGTTGTTTACATACAGCAATAGAATGATTGCTCTGGAATGTAACACAGGCTCTGAgtttgctttttatgcagtgttGGGATACATAGGGATCCTTGCAATCATTTGTTTGATCCTGGCATTTATGGCAAGAAAACTTCCTGATAATTTCAATGAAGCCAAATTGATCACATTCAGCCTGCTGATATTCTGTGCTGTGTGGATTACCTTCATCCCAGCATACATCAGCTCTCCTGGAAAGTTCACTGTAGCTGTAGAAATATTTGCAATTTTGTCTTCAGCTTTTGGCTTATTAATTTGTACTTTTGCACCCAAGTGTTACATAATAATTCTTAAGCCAGAAAAAAATACCAAGAAACATGTTATAGGAAAAAGTAttaagtaa